In Pirellulales bacterium, the genomic window GCACTGGTGCTGTTGTGGAACGAGGCGGCCCGCGTCGTCGATCCCGACGACTACCAGCTTTACACCTGGGACGATTGGTCACGGCTGCGGCCGCGCGAGGACGAAGCGTTCATTCGGGCGGTGCGGCAGCGGCTGCGCGTGCCGGAGGTGATTGCGCTGGCGGATTTCGATCGGCTGCCGAAAGCGGCCGTGAGTTTCAGTCGCCGCAACGTGTTCAAGCGGGACCACTGGACCTGCCAATACTGCGGTGTGCAGCCGGGCGGCGAGGAGCTGACGATCGACCACGTGTTGCCGCGGTCGCTGGGCGGTGTGTCGAGCTGGGACAACTGCGTCCTGGCCTGCATCGACTGCAACAAGCGGAAGGCCAATCGCACGCCGGAGCAGGCGCGGATGAAGCTCCGCAAGACGCCGATCCGCCCGGCCTGGAAGCCGATGTACGCTCGCGACTGCGTGCGGATTGAAAGCTGGTCGAAGTTTGTCAGCGAGACGTATTGGAACGTCACGCTGGAGAGTTGATGGACGATGTGCCCACCGGTGCTTGTGGCCGGTGGGCAATACACGAGTGTGCTCCTGGGAGAGCAAGCGGTCTCCAAAGCCGCCCCGCGGGGTTCGATTCCTCGCGCTCGTGCTTGCCGACGTGGCTCGCCTGAGTGAGGCGCTGACACTTGAATGGCCGACTACCGCCCTGCGCACGCGACCTGCCCAGGTCGCGCGCTCGGTTGCTGGTTCGACTCCCACCGGCGTCGCTTGGATTCGAATTTGGAAGGGTTTTTTAAGCAAGGTTGGTTCAGCCGGCTCCAGCGGCGCACGGCGACTCGTCCTCGTGGAGAGGCGATGGTCGCACATGCGTTCCGTGAATGGTTTCTGACGATGGTTGCATCGACCGCAATGCCCGATGGGGTAGCTCAACGGTTAGAGCACCAGACTGAGAATCTGGCTGTTACGGGTTCGACTCCCGTCCCGGCGTGAAAACGCCACCAACGCAGCCCGCGGAGGCGGGCAACAAGTCGGTCTGCCGCCGGCATGGTCGGTTCGTGGCGCAAATGCGCCGCGGACGGTAAGTGCCGGCGGCAACGCAGGACGGTGCCCTGCAGCGCGCAAGTCGCGCAGGTGCGATTTCCTGGGCCAAGATCAACCGCCGCCGCCGGCCAAGCGCGAGCTACGGCTCATGCGGCCCCGGCGGCCAGGTCAATTCAAGGCCCCGGATAGCACCGGCTCAAGCGCGCTCCGCACACGGCTGTGGGACTGGCTTGTTGTTCCGCCTCCAACGGTTTTTCTCCGCGAACCGAACCAACACGATCGGCGTCCTATTGCTTCCGGCTCTGTGGCTCAGCCAACGAGCCGGGGAGGTATCACCCATGAACATGTTCATCATCAAGACCGTCAAGATTCGCGACTACGAAGTGGGCCTGTACTTCCGGGACGGCGAGTTCAAACGCCTGCTCGATCGCGGCCGGCACTGGTTCTTCGATCCGTTGGGCAAGGTCAAGGTCGACGTGGCGTCGCTGCGCGAGCCGTGGTTCGTGCACGAGAAGCTCGACGTGATCGTGAAGTCGGGTGCGCTCAAGGACCGCGCCGTGGTGCTGGACCTGAAGGACTTTGAACGGGCCCTGGTCTGGATCGAAGGCCGGTTCAGCCACATCCTGCCGCCGGGCCTGTATGCCTACTGGACGGCGTTCAAGGACGTGAAGGTCGAGCTGATCGACGCGCGGAGTGTGCGCTTCGAGCACCAGGACCTGCCGGTCATCACACGCTCGGCAGGGGCCGAACGCGTGTTGGAGGTGGCCACGGTCGAGCCGTATCGCCAGGGCGTGCTGACGGTCGACGGCGACTATGTCGCCACGCTGTCGCCGGGCCGCTACGCCTTCTGGAAGAACATGGCGCAAGTCAAGTGCGTTCAGGAGGACATGCGCGAGGCGATGTTCGACGTCAGTGGCCAGGACATCATGACGGCCGACAAGGTCACGCTGCGGATGAATGCCGTGGTGACCTACCGCGTCGTCGATGCCCGGGCCGCGGTCAGTACGGCCGAAGACGCCAAGCAGGCCCTGTATCGCGAGGCGCAGCTCGCCCTGCGCGCCGTGGTCGGCGGTCGCGAGCTCGACTCGTTTCTGACGGACAAGGATGCGGTCGCCACGGAACTGGCCGAGATTGTCCGGCCGCGCGCCAAGACGCTTGGCCTGGAGCTGATTTCGGTCGGCATCCGCGACGTGATCCTGCCGGGCGAAATGAAGGAACTGATGAACAAGGTCACGGAGGCGAAGAAAGCGGCCGAGGCCAACCTCATCGTCCGCCGCGAAGAAACGGCCGCCATGCGCAGCCAGGCCAACACGGCCCGGCTGCTCGCGGACAACCCGACGCTCATGCGCCTGCGCGAGCTGGAAGTCCTCGAAAAGGTGGCCACGAGCGCCAAGCTCAACGTCGTGTTGGGCGAGAAGGGCCTGGCCGACCGCGTGGTCAACTTGCTGTAGCCCAACCCCAGGAACCCGAAGGTCGGGAATCGACCCGACCTTCGGGGATTGGGATCACGAGCGCGGCCCGGCCCGTATGCCTGAGCACCGGAAGAACGCGACCTGATTCCCAGTGCGCTGTTTCGCAGTGCGCTAGTTCGTAGTGCGCTATTTCCTGGTGGGCCGCGTTACTTCGCGTCCGGGTTGGGCAGATCTTTGTAGTGAGCGACCCAGCGCACATGTTCGATGGGTTTTCCATCGACCTCGGCGACCGGCCCATGCAGCATGTTGATGGGTGGCCCCTGCTGCGGCGGCTCGAGCACGACATCGCGCCCGTGCGC contains:
- a CDS encoding slipin family protein; this translates as MFIIKTVKIRDYEVGLYFRDGEFKRLLDRGRHWFFDPLGKVKVDVASLREPWFVHEKLDVIVKSGALKDRAVVLDLKDFERALVWIEGRFSHILPPGLYAYWTAFKDVKVELIDARSVRFEHQDLPVITRSAGAERVLEVATVEPYRQGVLTVDGDYVATLSPGRYAFWKNMAQVKCVQEDMREAMFDVSGQDIMTADKVTLRMNAVVTYRVVDARAAVSTAEDAKQALYREAQLALRAVVGGRELDSFLTDKDAVATELAEIVRPRAKTLGLELISVGIRDVILPGEMKELMNKVTEAKKAAEANLIVRREETAAMRSQANTARLLADNPTLMRLRELEVLEKVATSAKLNVVLGEKGLADRVVNLL
- a CDS encoding HNH endonuclease; this encodes MVAKMLGRPTLVLNRNWQPVNVATVARALVLLWNEAARVVDPDDYQLYTWDDWSRLRPREDEAFIRAVRQRLRVPEVIALADFDRLPKAAVSFSRRNVFKRDHWTCQYCGVQPGGEELTIDHVLPRSLGGVSSWDNCVLACIDCNKRKANRTPEQARMKLRKTPIRPAWKPMYARDCVRIESWSKFVSETYWNVTLES